The window TGAGACAAAAGATATGCCTGTAGCCTCGGCAAACTCATCCTGGATACTTTGAAGAACCTCTATCTTGATGATGTTTCTGATATCTCTTATCCCATCCATATCGGCAGCCTCCTCAGACTTTAATTACAGACGCCAGGCGGCGTTTCCCGCATAAAACCATCTGAACCTCAGACGAGCAGTTTGCCGCTGTAGGCGGTCCTGAATATCGACCTTATCTCGTCAGGGCGGAAGGGGACCGGTGCCGTCGCCATACAGCCGTCAGCCATCGCGGCCTCGGTCATGGCGTCAAGTTCCCCCTCAAATATCTTCTTATCCACTCCCGCTTCATGGAACGAGGCCGGGATGTTAAGCTTTCTGATCAAATTTCTGGTGGCGCGTATCGCAGCAAGCGCACTCTGGCGCACGCCGTTGGAATCAAGATTCAGCACCGCCGCCATCTGCGCGTAACGCGCCGCGGCCGGCGTAAGCGACGTGTGGCAGCCGGCGGTAAAGCTCATTACGTAGGGCAGCAGAATCGCGTTCGCCCTGCCGTGCGGCAGATGGAGCTTCGCGCCCGCCGCATGCGCAAGTGAATGGTTCGCCCCAAGCCCTGCGTTGCTGAATGCCACACCTGCCATCGTCGCGGCATTATGCACCGCCTGGCGGGCTTCAATATTATGCGGCTCCGAATAGGCGGTCAGCAGATTCTTAAAAATCAGCTTCATCGCCTTCTCCGCCATCGCGTCCGAAAAGTCGTTCGCCCCTGTTGAGAGAAAGGCTTCTATCGCGTGCGTCAGCGCGTCCACACCCGTATCGGCGGTGACCGGCGGCGGAACGCTCTCCACCAGGGCGGCATCCAAAACGGCAAAATCCGGCAGCAGGCTGTCGTCAGCCAAAGGATACTTCATATTCCTCTCTCTGTCGGTGATAACGGCGTAGCGGCTCACCTCCGAACCTGTGCCGCTAGTCGTCGGGATCACGACAAATACCGCCCTATTGTTAATAATACCACCCGAAATATGCGAGATCGACTTCGCGGCGTCTATCGCGGAGCCGCCGCCAAAGGCGACAATCGTGTCGGCTCCAAAGGCAGTCAGCCTCTTTATACCTTCGGCTACCGTCTCCATATCGGGGTCGGGGCTGACGTCGGAAAATATCTCATATTCCGCCCCAATTTTATTTAAAAAACAGCTTACATAGGAGACTTTTCCGCTCTCGTGCATAAATTTATCTGTAACGATAAACGCCTTTTTCGTCCCGGAAAGGACCTCTTCCAAAGAAGAGGCTCCCATATATATCGTTGGCCCTAAGCAAAACTTACGCATCAATGTTCTCCTTGCCTGATAAAAGTTTACAAACAGCGCCGATAATACGGCTGCTTTCATTATAGGCAATTTGAATTGATTTTTCGGGTCATTGTTTGTCCAAATTATGACAAAAAATTACAGTATTATTTTATCCCAGGCAGATATTGATGGCAATAGGCAGTAAGTTAAGATTTATTGAGCATATGTTAAGATTATTATCAGGACATAGAAACTTTTTTGGACAAGTTATGAATATTTCGAAATAACTTCAGAGCTCCAGGAGATCAGCAGCTCGGAAGCGGCACGGAACTCCGCTGAGCCCAGCCCGTCGGATTGAAGAGACGTCCATAATTCAAGCACGGCAAGGTCACCGCCCTCCAACAGGCTGACAAGTTCGGTCCGTTTTTTTACATAGTGGCCGCTCTCGCAGAAATACTTCGCGCGCAGCACAAAGAAGGCGGATTTATAGAGTGAGACGAGGATATCGGCGCTCTTTTCATAGAGATAGTTGTGACAGCCGCCGTGATATATCGCGCAGGCTCCGTCGCGCACGGCTCCGGCCGCCGCCCCTTCATCAAAAAGGCGGCTGAGCAGCCCCAGGGAGCCGTATAAAGGCACCGTATCAAAATAGAGGATAAACAGCTCGGAGGGCGTCCAGGAGAGCAGCTCCCTCTCCCCTGAGATAAAGCCGCAGGCCAGTTCGCCGTGCGGCATCCCGTCCAGCACCGCGCGGTAGCTGTCAAGGTCAGAGACTGAGAGAGACTTTAAAATCACCACGATGTCAATGTCACTGTCCGGCGCAGCCTCTCCGCGGCCATAACTGCCCTGAAGGCCCGCGAAGAGAAGCCTCTCTCCGTAAACGCCGCGTAGTCTTTCCGTTAAATCAGAACTCCACTTTTCAATATCAATGGTCATCCGGTCGCCCCTCCATCTTGACAATTCATAGGTATTCACAGTCAACAAAAAACGCAGTTGCCCCTAAAGGTAACTGCGTTATGCCTTAAAAAATTGGCAGTCCCAAGGGGATTCGAACCCCTGCCGTCGCCGTGAAAGGGCGATGTCCTAGACCTCTAGACGATGGGACCGTCAAAGTGGTGAGCCGTCCGGGACTTGAACCCGGGACACCCGGATTAAAAGTCCGGTGCTCTGCCAACTGAGCTAACGGCTCGCTCAAGTATCACGAGGAGATATTATACAGCATTTTAGGATTTCGTCAATATATCTCCCGAAAAAAGTTCCGGCGTTGTTAATTGCAAAAGTAACCGCGTCCCCCAAGTGATATAAGCATCGTAATAACTTCTGCAAAAAAGATAAGAGAACGCCAGTCGCATTAACTTTTGCAAAGGAGTTCTGGCATTTTAAATTTGTTTTTACGCTGTACAGACAATAGCTTTAGAGGTCTCGGTTACTTTTGCTATTCACCGAAGATCCCGCCGCAGCCATAAGGCCGGAGCGGAATCTGATAATCCATTTCCTTTATGGAAAACTCTAACTCCGTCAAGGCTCAGGGACACGGATCTGCCGGCGGCTTTAGGCAGCGTCCGTCGGCGCAGTCGAGCGCTCCGAGTTTTTCCGCAAGCCACTCTCCCGCGGGATGCGCACCCATTCCAAGCCAGGTGGCGGTCTGCAGGTGAAGGCACTTCACCGCCTGCCGCGCCTCCCGCCAGTTTATGCCGCCCACGCCGGATTCGGTGAGCACACGCCTCATCCCCTCGTTCATTTCGGAGAGCGCGGAAGATTTACCCCCGCCGATGAGGACGAGACGCAGCGCCGCGTAATCCTGGTGCATCTTCTCCACCGCCGCCGCAGGCATGGCGGCAAAGAGCGCCTCCAGCTCCGATATCCGCTGCTCCGATTCAAGCTCGCCGCAGCGGTGGTCAAGAAAGGGGCAGGTGAGCCAAAATATCGTCGGAAAGGGGACTCCGGAGGCGGAGACGGGCGAAGACACTATGATCTGCGGGCAGCCGTGGCGGCAGCGCCTCGCCGCGGCGATCACCGCGGAGGCGTCAAATTTCCGGCCACGCATCTGCCTGCGCAGTACGGAGACGTCTTTCTCACCAATCTCCGTCCAAAAGGCCGGAAGAGTATACTCTTCCGGCCCCGTCTTTTCTATGGGTTGACCTGTCACGTTACTTCTTACCAGCGGTACCGCTGCCGCCCGCGCGGCGTTTGGTTCCGCGGGGGTCTTTGCATTTGCTGTTCAGGTCGGCGATCTTTTCGTCACTGAATTTAAGGAAGTTTGTCAGCTTTTTTTCAAAATCCTCTTCACGATGAACGGGCGGGCGGACCTCTCTTACCTGCAGAGCTTTGATCGACAGGTCTATACGGCCTTTATCGTCGATCTTTATGACCTTTGCCGTGATGTTCTTACCCTGTTCAAGAACATCTTCTACCTTTTTCACATAGTTGTGGGAGAGCTCCGAGATATGTACCATGGCCTTCTGGCCTGATTCAAGTCTTACAAAGGCTCCGTATGGCGCGACATGTTCTACCGTGCCGCTTACTGTTTCTCCCACGCTTACCGCCGGTGCTGCTGCAGCCGCCTTCTCTGCCATCTGTGGTTTCTGACCTCCAAAATTTGTTTTAAAAGACAACGATATATTATAAGCCTCTGAAAGGCTATAAAGGGAATTGTACCATATTTTTCAATATTAGTATTGCAAAAGGATTATTTCAGCGCTCTTTCAATAGCTTCGGCGACACGCTCTGACTGAAGCGGTTTGATGAAAAAGTCAGACGCTCCCGCGCGGATCGCCTCTATCACCTGGTTTTGCTGGTTCATTGCGCTGACCATCACCACCTTAGCCTTTGGGTGATCGTGCTTGATCGCCTTAAGCGCCGCGATCCCGTCCATCTCCGGCATGGCGATATCAAGGGTCACAATGTCCGG is drawn from Cloacibacillus porcorum and contains these coding sequences:
- a CDS encoding 1-propanol dehydrogenase PduQ, with product MRKFCLGPTIYMGASSLEEVLSGTKKAFIVTDKFMHESGKVSYVSCFLNKIGAEYEIFSDVSPDPDMETVAEGIKRLTAFGADTIVAFGGGSAIDAAKSISHISGGIINNRAVFVVIPTTSGTGSEVSRYAVITDRERNMKYPLADDSLLPDFAVLDAALVESVPPPVTADTGVDALTHAIEAFLSTGANDFSDAMAEKAMKLIFKNLLTAYSEPHNIEARQAVHNAATMAGVAFSNAGLGANHSLAHAAGAKLHLPHGRANAILLPYVMSFTAGCHTSLTPAAARYAQMAAVLNLDSNGVRQSALAAIRATRNLIRKLNIPASFHEAGVDKKIFEGELDAMTEAAMADGCMATAPVPFRPDEIRSIFRTAYSGKLLV
- a CDS encoding nucleotidyltransferase domain-containing protein; translated protein: MTIDIEKWSSDLTERLRGVYGERLLFAGLQGSYGRGEAAPDSDIDIVVILKSLSVSDLDSYRAVLDGMPHGELACGFISGERELLSWTPSELFILYFDTVPLYGSLGLLSRLFDEGAAAGAVRDGACAIYHGGCHNYLYEKSADILVSLYKSAFFVLRAKYFCESGHYVKKRTELVSLLEGGDLAVLELWTSLQSDGLGSAEFRAASELLISWSSEVISKYS
- a CDS encoding DUF501 domain-containing protein, producing MTGQPIEKTGPEEYTLPAFWTEIGEKDVSVLRRQMRGRKFDASAVIAAARRCRHGCPQIIVSSPVSASGVPFPTIFWLTCPFLDHRCGELESEQRISELEALFAAMPAAAVEKMHQDYAALRLVLIGGGKSSALSEMNEGMRRVLTESGVGGINWREARQAVKCLHLQTATWLGMGAHPAGEWLAEKLGALDCADGRCLKPPADPCP
- a CDS encoding S1 RNA-binding domain-containing protein, coding for MAEKAAAAAPAVSVGETVSGTVEHVAPYGAFVRLESGQKAMVHISELSHNYVKKVEDVLEQGKNITAKVIKIDDKGRIDLSIKALQVREVRPPVHREEDFEKKLTNFLKFSDEKIADLNSKCKDPRGTKRRAGGSGTAGKK
- a CDS encoding response regulator, whose product is MKATVLIAEDSTHMRMILKDMLIRDGYSVVGEAENGKEAVRMYNELRPDIVTLDIAMPEMDGIAALKAIKHDHPKAKVVMVSAMNQQNQVIEAIRAGASDFFIKPLQSERVAEAIERALK